The Fusobacterium polymorphum genome segment ATATTTTGTTATTATAAGGAGTGTAATAAATGAAAAAGGGAAAATTTTTATTATCAGTTATATTTGCATTATTTTTTGGATTATCTAGTATAAGTTCAGCTGATGAAGCATATATAGCAAGTTTTAATATTTTAAGATTAGGTGCTGTAAAAAAAGATATACCTCAAACTGCAAAATTACTACAAGGTTTTGATATAGTTGGTTTAGTTGAAGTTATAAACAGAGATGGGGTTGAAGAGTTAGTAGATGAACTTAATAAACAAGGTAATGAAAAATGGGATTATCATATATCACCATTTGGAGTAGGTTCATCTAAGTATAAAGAATATTTCGCTTATGTATATAAAAAAGATAAAGTAAAATTTATTAAATCGGAAGGTTTCTATAAAGATGGTAAAAGTTCACTTTTAAGAGAACCTTATGGAGCAACATTTAAAATAGGTAATTTTGATTTCACTTTGGTTTTAGTTCATACAATTTATGGAAATAATGAAGCTCAAAGAAAAGCAGAAAACTTTAAAATGGTTGATGTCTATGATTATTTCCAAGATAAAGATAAAAATGAAAATGATATTTTTATAGCAGGAGATTTCAATTTATATGCCTTAGATGAGTCTTTTAGACCATTATATAAACATGCAGATAAAATTACTTATGCAATAGACCCTGCTATTAAGACTACAATAGGTACTAAAGGTAGAGCAAATTCTTATGACAATTTCTTTTTTAGTCAAAAATATTCTCAAGAATTTACTGGTTCAAGTGGTGCATTAGATTTTTCAGGAGATAACCCTAAATTAATGAGAGAAATTATTTCAGATCATATTCCAGTATTTATTGTTGTTGAAACTTCTAAGGATGATGACTAATGAAAATTGCTTATTTATTTCTAAATGGGGAATTAAAAGGAAATAAAAATTTTTATTTAAATTTTATTGAAAATCATAAGGGAGATATTTACTGTGCTGATGGTGGAGCAAATATTTGTTATGAATTAAATTTAATACCAAAAGAAATTTATGGTGATTTAGATTCTATTAAAAATAATGTAAAAGAATTTTATCAAGAAAAAAATGTTAATTTTATAAAATTTAAAGTGGAAAAAGACTATACTGATAGTGAGTTAGTTTTAAATGAAGTCCAAGATAAATATGATATAGTATATTGTATTGCTGGTTTAGGTGGAAGTATAGACCATGAACTTACAAATATAAATTTATTAGCTAAGTATAGCAATTTAATTTTTATTTCTGAAAAAGAAAAAATTTTTAAAATTAATAATAATTATGAATTTAATAGTATGATAAATAGAAAAGTATCTTTTATAATATTTTCTGATGAAGTAAAAGCTTTAACACTAGAAGGTTTTAAGTATAATATTGAAAACTTAGATATAAAAAAAGGTGAAGCTAGGTGTATAAGTAATATTATTGTTGAAAATAAAGCTAATCTTTCAATAAAATCTGGTTCACTTTTATGTGTAATAAAAGAAAATTAAAATTGACACTTATGTTTATTTATTATAAAATTACTAAGGAAAATTTTACAAGGAGGTATTTTTATATGCTAGAAGTTGGAATGAAATTAGAAGTTGAAAAAGTTGTAACTGAAAATGATACTGCAGCAAAAGCAGCATCAGGATCTGTTGAAGTTTTAGCTACTCCTATTATGATAGCTTGGATGGAAGAAGCTTCTTTACATTTAGCCCAAAAAGGACTAGAAGAAGGGTTAACAACAGTTGGAACAGAAGTTAATATCAAACATTTAAAAGGAACTTTAGTTGGAAAAACTGTTAAAATAGTTTCTGTTTTAAAGGAAATAGATAGGAAAAAACTTATATTTGATGTAGAAGTTTTTGAAGATGGAGTTGTTGTTGGAACAGGAACTCATACAAGATTTATTATTGATCCAGTAAAATTTTATGAAAAATTAAAAAATACAAAATAAAAAAATAAAAGGGATTTTTTAATCCCTTTTTTAAAAGTAAGAAAGAGGGAAGAAAGAAAAATGGAAAAACTTAGTTTACAAACAAAGATAGTATTAGGAATGCAACATGTACTTGCAATGTTCGGAGCAACTGTATTAGTACCTTTTTTAACAGGACTTAATCCTTCAATAGCACTTATTTGTGCAGGTGTTGGAACTTTAATATTTCATAGTGTAACAAAAGGAATAGTGCCTGTATTCTTAGGTTCATCATTTGCCTTTATAGGAGCAACTGCTTTAGTTTTTAAAGAACAAGGTATTGCAGTATTAAAAGGTGGTATTATATCTGCTGGTCTTGTGTATGTTATTATGTCTTTTGTTATTTTAAAGTTTGGGGTTGAAAGAATAAAATCATTTTTTCCACCAGTTGTGGTAGGACCAATTATAATGGTTATTGGTCTAAGACTTAGTCCAGTAGCATTAAGTATGGCAGGTTATAACAATAATACTTTTGATAAAGATAGTTTAATTATTGCATTAATTGTTGTTATTACTATGATATTTATTAGTATCTTAAAAAAATCATTTTTTAGATTAGTTCCAATTTTAATTTCAGTTGCTATTGGATATGCTGTTGCATACTTTATGGGAGATGTTGATTTATCAAAAGTACATGAAGCAAGTTGGATAGGTTTACCAACAGGTGCTTTTGAAACTATTACTACATTACCTAAATTTACTTTTACAGGAGTTATCGCACTTGCACCAATAGCTTTGGTTGTATTTATAGAACATATTGGAGATATAACAACAAATGGAGCTGTTGTTGGAAAAGATTTCTTTAAAGATCCAGGAGTTCATAGAACATTATTAGGAGATGGGATTGCTACAATGGCAGCAGGACTTTTAGGTGGACCTGCTAATACAACTTATGGAGAAAATACAGGGGTTCTTGCAGTAACAAAGGTTTATGATCCTGCAATTTTAAGAATAGCTGCTTGTTTTGCAATAGTTTTAGGGCTTATAGGAAAATTTGGTGTAATTCTTCAAACAATACCTCAACCAGTTATGGGAGGAGTTTCTATAATATTATTTGGAATGATAGCAGCAGTTGGAGTAAGAACAATTGTTGAAGCACAACTTGATTTTACACATTCAAGAAATTTAATTATTGCAGCTTTAATATTCGTTTTAGGAATTGCTATTGGA includes the following:
- a CDS encoding uracil-xanthine permease family protein produces the protein MEKLSLQTKIVLGMQHVLAMFGATVLVPFLTGLNPSIALICAGVGTLIFHSVTKGIVPVFLGSSFAFIGATALVFKEQGIAVLKGGIISAGLVYVIMSFVILKFGVERIKSFFPPVVVGPIIMVIGLRLSPVALSMAGYNNNTFDKDSLIIALIVVITMIFISILKKSFFRLVPILISVAIGYAVAYFMGDVDLSKVHEASWIGLPTGAFETITTLPKFTFTGVIALAPIALVVFIEHIGDITTNGAVVGKDFFKDPGVHRTLLGDGIATMAAGLLGGPANTTYGENTGVLAVTKVYDPAILRIAACFAIVLGLIGKFGVILQTIPQPVMGGVSIILFGMIAAVGVRTIVEAQLDFTHSRNLIIAALIFVLGIAIGDITIWGTISVSGLALAALVGIVLNKVLPEDK
- a CDS encoding endonuclease/exonuclease/phosphatase family protein; amino-acid sequence: MKKGKFLLSVIFALFFGLSSISSADEAYIASFNILRLGAVKKDIPQTAKLLQGFDIVGLVEVINRDGVEELVDELNKQGNEKWDYHISPFGVGSSKYKEYFAYVYKKDKVKFIKSEGFYKDGKSSLLREPYGATFKIGNFDFTLVLVHTIYGNNEAQRKAENFKMVDVYDYFQDKDKNENDIFIAGDFNLYALDESFRPLYKHADKITYAIDPAIKTTIGTKGRANSYDNFFFSQKYSQEFTGSSGALDFSGDNPKLMREIISDHIPVFIVVETSKDDD
- a CDS encoding thiamine diphosphokinase; protein product: MKIAYLFLNGELKGNKNFYLNFIENHKGDIYCADGGANICYELNLIPKEIYGDLDSIKNNVKEFYQEKNVNFIKFKVEKDYTDSELVLNEVQDKYDIVYCIAGLGGSIDHELTNINLLAKYSNLIFISEKEKIFKINNNYEFNSMINRKVSFIIFSDEVKALTLEGFKYNIENLDIKKGEARCISNIIVENKANLSIKSGSLLCVIKEN
- a CDS encoding thioesterase family protein; translated protein: MLEVGMKLEVEKVVTENDTAAKAASGSVEVLATPIMIAWMEEASLHLAQKGLEEGLTTVGTEVNIKHLKGTLVGKTVKIVSVLKEIDRKKLIFDVEVFEDGVVVGTGTHTRFIIDPVKFYEKLKNTK